A window of Armatimonadota bacterium contains these coding sequences:
- a CDS encoding type II secretion system F family protein: MPIYQYSGINAQGQIENGMMPARSEDAVRKRLQSKGIKIRELTLAQSGGDPLTEGSIGQVFSRSSEKSSQESASADRAGVPLHHLQFFFRQMSSMLSAGIAPSQMLATLSGQTQNDKLRSVLLETKTAVDAGQQISSVFEIHPEVFSPLMISMVHAGEEGGFLAEQCGRLSEYIQREIELRNMIRRETLYPKIVVVSSIFIILAANWIISAVGQTGAQKLWSPLTQLSTWIIIAPILVGLYIYFQVIKKNDRAKRQWDSAVLKVPYIGNISHGFAMAKFGRSFAALYGSGVPMPKALQLSADACGNEHLRAQIHPAARDLESGTGLTDSLAMTGAFSPIVLDMTRTGETTGNVDDMLNKMAEFYEEEGAMKARQAAVVIGVLAFIIVAVYISYVVIKFYTGYASQF; this comes from the coding sequence TTGCCGATCTATCAGTACAGCGGAATCAACGCCCAGGGGCAAATTGAGAACGGGATGATGCCTGCGCGTTCGGAAGACGCCGTTCGCAAGCGCCTACAGTCGAAGGGCATCAAGATCAGGGAGCTGACTTTGGCGCAGAGCGGAGGCGATCCTCTCACAGAAGGCTCGATCGGCCAGGTATTCAGCCGCTCCAGTGAGAAGTCGTCGCAAGAAAGCGCGTCCGCCGATCGCGCCGGGGTGCCGCTCCACCACCTCCAGTTCTTCTTCCGCCAAATGTCGAGCATGCTGAGCGCGGGCATCGCTCCATCGCAAATGCTCGCGACCCTCTCCGGGCAGACGCAGAACGACAAGCTGCGATCGGTGCTGCTGGAAACGAAGACCGCGGTCGATGCAGGCCAGCAAATCAGCTCTGTGTTCGAGATACATCCTGAAGTCTTCAGCCCGCTGATGATCAGCATGGTTCACGCCGGAGAAGAAGGCGGATTCCTGGCGGAGCAGTGCGGGAGGCTGAGCGAATACATACAGCGCGAGATCGAACTCCGAAACATGATCCGTCGCGAGACGCTGTATCCCAAGATCGTCGTCGTCAGCTCAATCTTCATAATCCTGGCTGCAAATTGGATCATCTCTGCCGTCGGGCAGACCGGCGCGCAGAAGCTCTGGTCCCCGCTCACGCAGCTCTCAACCTGGATCATCATCGCCCCGATCCTCGTGGGCCTGTACATCTATTTCCAAGTCATCAAGAAGAACGATCGGGCCAAGCGCCAATGGGATTCGGCTGTACTCAAAGTTCCGTACATCGGCAACATCAGTCACGGATTTGCGATGGCGAAGTTCGGACGCTCGTTCGCAGCGCTCTACGGCAGCGGCGTGCCAATGCCGAAAGCGTTGCAGCTATCGGCTGATGCATGCGGGAACGAACACCTTCGCGCACAGATCCATCCCGCAGCGCGGGACCTGGAATCGGGAACCGGGCTTACCGATTCGCTCGCGATGACAGGCGCGTTTTCGCCGATCGTTCTTGACATGACGCGCACGGGAGAGACGACCGGCAACGTCGACGATATGCTGAACAAGATGGCCGAGTTCTATGAAGAGGAGGGTGCGATGAAAGCCCGCCAAGCGGCAGTCGTCATTGGCGTCCTCGCATTCATCATCGTCGCCGTTTACATCTCCTACGTGGTCATCAAGTTCTACACCGGGTACGCCAGCCAGTTCTAG
- a CDS encoding type II secretion system F family protein — protein sequence MPQYRYRALDKTGREVEGSIDAGDANAAVQRLSSQGLQIKSIEEGVQVVQRPKPPQQPPVQLPPDDPILKQPQQRVHIQQPIDPAATVQLRQRRTKPSTDSDLYFVFAQLSNLLNSGISPAESAAMLSQRNQDAKFVGPLRHIASMTAEGTALSTAMAHYPDLFPAGIVGGVRAGEKGGYLPEACEVISKQRDEAKKLKTLFKWPLMIGAASVFCLGLVVAAGKGISSGIDSFDTDPSGSGSAVWEGMLRAIFGPVGIVLAVLVAGYFIFRARWMQYENTLKRHDVGIKVPLFGLRAKNECLAIFSWNLGRLAKAGLSPFASWQVAADAVPNVAYADDLRKAGQGMSENTKFSELFYQSSLFPHEVAATIETGEMTGSIETALEQAMQVARDRQIESDRLLKFKSGCWIALLMFAGPALGIAIFYHYYFSSLFRILD from the coding sequence ATGCCCCAATACCGATACCGTGCGCTCGATAAGACCGGCCGCGAGGTCGAGGGATCGATCGACGCGGGCGACGCAAACGCGGCTGTGCAACGACTCAGTTCTCAAGGTCTGCAGATCAAATCGATCGAGGAGGGCGTGCAAGTCGTCCAGCGCCCGAAGCCGCCCCAGCAGCCTCCCGTCCAGCTACCACCGGACGACCCGATCCTCAAGCAGCCGCAGCAGCGGGTCCATATCCAACAACCGATAGACCCCGCCGCGACGGTCCAGTTGCGACAGCGCCGGACAAAGCCATCAACTGACTCAGACCTGTACTTCGTCTTCGCGCAGCTCTCGAACTTGCTCAACTCGGGCATATCGCCGGCGGAGTCGGCAGCAATGCTCTCTCAGCGGAATCAAGATGCGAAGTTCGTCGGCCCACTGCGGCACATTGCGTCCATGACGGCCGAGGGAACGGCACTCAGCACGGCAATGGCCCACTACCCCGACCTCTTCCCTGCCGGAATCGTCGGCGGTGTGCGCGCAGGCGAGAAGGGCGGTTACCTGCCGGAGGCGTGCGAGGTGATCAGCAAACAGCGAGACGAGGCGAAAAAGCTGAAGACTCTGTTCAAGTGGCCGCTCATGATAGGGGCCGCGTCTGTTTTTTGTCTAGGGCTGGTGGTCGCAGCCGGCAAGGGGATCAGCAGCGGAATCGATAGCTTCGACACCGATCCAAGCGGGTCGGGCAGTGCGGTATGGGAGGGGATGTTGCGCGCGATCTTCGGCCCGGTCGGCATCGTGCTGGCTGTGCTGGTAGCAGGATATTTCATTTTCCGTGCGCGCTGGATGCAGTATGAGAACACGCTGAAGCGGCACGACGTGGGGATCAAGGTTCCGCTTTTTGGGCTCCGCGCGAAGAACGAATGCCTGGCGATTTTCTCGTGGAACCTGGGCAGGCTCGCCAAAGCTGGTCTCAGCCCGTTTGCGTCCTGGCAGGTGGCGGCGGATGCCGTGCCAAACGTCGCGTACGCCGATGACCTGCGCAAGGCTGGGCAAGGGATGTCCGAGAATACGAAGTTCTCCGAGCTGTTCTATCAGTCAAGTCTTTTTCCGCACGAGGTCGCGGCGACAATTGAAACTGGCGAGATGACCGGCAGCATCGAGACCGCGCTCGAACAGGCTATGCAAGTCGCGCGCGACAGGCAGATAGAATCCGACCGACTGCTGAAGTTCAAGTCCGGATGCTGGATCGCGCTGCTGATGTTTGCCGGTCCTGCGCTGGGCATCGCGATCTTTTATCACTACTACTTTAGCAGTCTCTTCCGAATTCTGGACTAG
- the folK gene encoding 2-amino-4-hydroxy-6-hydroxymethyldihydropteridine diphosphokinase produces the protein MSATPVVIGLGANLGDRRANIGRAIELLAGSLVIERVSGLYETAPMYISDQPPFLNAVLSARCEIGPLELVRTLKQIEQRVGRMERIRNGPREIDLDLLLYGSLVLASQTDAPVVVPHPRLGERRFVLEPLMEVDPYAVIPQNGAVATLLQKQDVQAQTVRRVSDAPIPIPCAR, from the coding sequence TTGAGCGCAACGCCGGTCGTGATCGGTCTGGGGGCGAACCTCGGGGATCGGAGAGCCAACATCGGTCGCGCGATCGAGCTGCTCGCCGGAAGCCTCGTCATCGAACGCGTCAGCGGTCTGTACGAGACCGCGCCCATGTACATTTCCGATCAGCCGCCGTTCTTGAACGCAGTGTTATCGGCGCGGTGCGAGATCGGGCCGCTGGAGCTAGTCCGTACGCTCAAGCAGATCGAGCAGCGCGTCGGCCGCATGGAGCGGATCAGAAACGGTCCGCGCGAGATCGACCTCGATCTGCTGCTCTACGGTTCGCTCGTGCTGGCCTCGCAGACGGACGCTCCGGTCGTCGTACCGCACCCGCGTCTGGGCGAAAGGCGGTTCGTGCTGGAGCCGCTCATGGAGGTCGATCCGTACGCAGTCATCCCGCAGAACGGTGCCGTCGCAACCCTCTTGCAGAAGCAGGACGTACAAGCACAGACGGTGAGGAGAGTTTCGGATGCCCCAATACCGATACCGTGCGCTCGATAA
- a CDS encoding NAD(P)-dependent glycerol-3-phosphate dehydrogenase yields the protein MDVAVVGAGSWGTALALVLARNGHEVGLYGRESETLTALKSCRENLRYLPGFVLPDNCEIHELTEDAVPAPIAVLAVPTTAVEEVLPAVKGSEIVCIASKGLVQATSNLLSQLVGSVLPDARLVALSGPNLARELAQGIPTAAVAASSDAEAAEAVRNRFMSRNYRVYLSDDITGVELAGAMKNVMAIAAGMSDGLGFGNNTKGALLARGLNEMARLGEAIGARRETFMGLAGVGDLFATAASDLSRNNRVGYGLGKGRALSAVLDEIGQVAEGVQTSQIAVGMARSLQVDAPITQVVDAVVRGQMAARDAVVALMERAPTKETIT from the coding sequence ATGGACGTTGCTGTGGTCGGCGCTGGCAGTTGGGGGACCGCCCTTGCGCTCGTCCTCGCCCGCAACGGCCACGAAGTCGGGCTGTATGGGCGCGAATCGGAAACTCTGACTGCGCTCAAGTCCTGCCGCGAGAACCTGCGGTACCTGCCCGGTTTCGTGCTCCCAGACAACTGTGAGATCCATGAGCTGACGGAAGACGCCGTGCCTGCTCCGATCGCCGTTCTTGCCGTACCAACGACCGCGGTCGAAGAGGTGCTGCCAGCCGTGAAGGGGTCGGAGATCGTTTGCATCGCCAGCAAGGGGCTCGTCCAGGCGACGTCGAACCTGCTGAGCCAACTTGTTGGCTCCGTGCTGCCAGATGCACGGCTGGTCGCCCTCAGCGGCCCGAACCTCGCCCGCGAACTGGCGCAGGGGATTCCGACGGCTGCTGTGGCGGCAAGCAGCGATGCGGAGGCGGCCGAAGCGGTCCGGAACCGCTTCATGTCGAGGAACTACCGCGTATACCTATCGGACGATATCACCGGAGTCGAGCTCGCCGGAGCGATGAAGAACGTGATGGCGATCGCCGCAGGAATGTCCGACGGCCTGGGATTTGGGAACAACACCAAGGGGGCCTTGCTCGCGAGAGGGCTGAACGAGATGGCGCGGCTGGGCGAGGCGATCGGCGCAAGGCGAGAGACGTTCATGGGGCTCGCCGGGGTCGGAGACCTGTTCGCAACCGCCGCAAGCGACTTGAGCAGGAACAACAGAGTCGGCTACGGTCTCGGAAAAGGCCGCGCACTGAGCGCCGTGCTCGACGAGATTGGGCAAGTCGCCGAGGGCGTACAGACTTCGCAGATCGCGGTCGGAATGGCGAGGTCGCTGCAGGTCGATGCGCCGATCACGCAGGTGGTCGATGCGGTCGTGCGCGGACAAATGGCTGCGCGCGACGCCGTGGTTGCGCTGATGGAGCGAGCGCCGACCAAGGAGACGATTACTTGA
- a CDS encoding type II toxin-antitoxin system HicB family antitoxin, producing the protein MTQRFTIIIEKGQDGWWVASIPEVPGAFSQGRTKKQAREMVLDAMSELMIARRELALSKRKSHSYVESQEFRFAP; encoded by the coding sequence ATGACTCAGAGGTTCACGATCATCATCGAGAAGGGCCAAGACGGCTGGTGGGTCGCCTCGATTCCAGAGGTGCCCGGCGCGTTCTCTCAGGGCAGAACTAAGAAGCAGGCCCGCGAGATGGTTTTGGACGCGATGAGCGAACTGATGATCGCTCGACGTGAACTCGCGCTAAGCAAGCGCAAGTCGCACTCCTATGTAGAATCCCAGGAGTTTCGGTTCGCCCCCTAG
- a CDS encoding type II toxin-antitoxin system HicA family toxin: MKRSELIRHLEDNGCSFYKEGGKHSIYKKGKKTVPRRRKIDRFLAEKICKQLGVPKPTSR; encoded by the coding sequence ATGAAGCGGAGTGAGCTGATACGCCACCTGGAAGACAACGGGTGCTCGTTTTACAAAGAGGGCGGCAAGCACTCGATTTATAAGAAAGGCAAGAAGACTGTCCCTCGGCGCCGAAAGATAGATCGCTTCCTGGCAGAGAAAATCTGCAAGCAACTCGGGGTACCGAAGCCGACCTCTCGCTAG
- the rpsO gene encoding 30S ribosomal protein S15 — protein sequence MPLDQAKKSAIIEENALTKGDTGSTDVQIAVIQARIGQITDHLRTHKKDNHSRMGLLRLVGKRRKLEGFLRRTDVVRYRQLIQKLGIREVKLH from the coding sequence ATGCCGCTAGATCAAGCTAAGAAATCTGCGATCATCGAAGAGAACGCCCTGACCAAGGGCGACACTGGTTCGACGGACGTTCAGATTGCTGTCATCCAGGCCCGAATCGGGCAGATCACAGACCACCTTCGCACCCACAAAAAGGACAACCATTCTAGGATGGGCCTTTTGAGGCTCGTCGGAAAACGACGCAAGCTCGAAGGTTTTCTTCGCAGGACCGATGTCGTAAGGTATCGGCAGCTGATCCAGAAACTCGGCATCCGTGAAGTGAAGCTTCACTAG
- a CDS encoding polyribonucleotide nucleotidyltransferase, whose product MHTHTFEVGGKTLSIESGRVAKQAGGSVLLGMGQTVVLGTATMSKNPRDLDFLPLVCDFEERKYSIGKIPGGFVKRGGRPSEKAILTSRLIDRPIRPLFPKGLRHDLQIVTMAFSVDKDVPPDVLAICAAGAALAVSDLPFDGPIAGVRVGHIDGEFVLFPSNEELKESKLDLIVAGHKGAISMVEAGAKEVSEELIVEALKIGHDAIKLICGEFEKFAKKAGKPRREIELAQPDEDLIEEIEKNEYEMIADGLFSPDKATRESAMDDVEEALQAKYEEKYADDEDKLSQVKASVNAAVKKVIRKSIIEDGKRPDGRKPDELRDIEAVAGILPRVHGSGMFTRGQTQVMTVLTLGMPKDAQMIDSIDESVSEKKYMHFYNFPPYSVGEVRMMRGPGRREVGHGALAERALEPVVPVGQEDFPYTCLLMSEVLESNGSSSMASVCGSSLALMDAGVPITGAVAGIAMGLMSDGKKFQILTDIQGVEDFTGDMDFKVAGTRDGITALQLDTKLADLPQQVLIDALAQAKDARFKILDIMEEEIPGPRSELSPTAPRVYTHKIAPDKIGALIGPGGANIRKITEESGCQIDVQQDGTVLVASEDSESAEVALTMIKACTASIEVGMEFSGQVTRLMGRGAMVEMPGGRDGMVPTDQLTDKPIRRPDDAVQMGDKINVRVAEIDDMGRVNLTAIGLNPDHERMNNPVETSGPPDRGGRGGRGGDRGGRGGGRGGRDNGRGGRGRPRDGEDVNARFRPRR is encoded by the coding sequence ATTCACACCCATACTTTCGAAGTTGGGGGCAAGACCCTCAGCATCGAGTCTGGTCGGGTCGCAAAGCAGGCGGGAGGTTCAGTGCTTTTGGGCATGGGCCAGACCGTCGTGCTCGGCACCGCGACCATGTCGAAGAACCCGCGGGATCTCGACTTTTTACCACTGGTTTGCGACTTTGAAGAGCGCAAATACTCGATCGGCAAGATCCCTGGCGGATTCGTCAAGCGCGGAGGCAGACCTTCCGAGAAGGCGATCCTCACGAGCCGGCTGATCGACCGACCGATCCGACCACTTTTCCCTAAAGGACTGCGCCACGATCTCCAGATCGTCACGATGGCGTTTTCCGTCGACAAAGACGTGCCGCCCGACGTGCTGGCGATCTGCGCCGCAGGCGCTGCGCTGGCTGTGTCGGACCTCCCGTTCGACGGCCCGATCGCGGGCGTTCGAGTAGGGCACATCGACGGCGAGTTCGTCCTGTTCCCGTCGAACGAGGAGCTGAAAGAGTCCAAGCTCGACCTGATCGTCGCCGGCCACAAGGGCGCGATCAGCATGGTCGAGGCTGGCGCAAAGGAGGTCAGCGAAGAGCTGATCGTCGAGGCGCTCAAAATCGGGCACGACGCGATCAAGCTGATCTGCGGCGAGTTTGAGAAGTTCGCCAAGAAAGCAGGCAAGCCCAGGCGCGAGATCGAGCTGGCTCAGCCGGACGAGGATCTGATCGAGGAGATCGAAAAGAACGAGTACGAGATGATCGCCGACGGTCTTTTCAGCCCCGACAAAGCCACGCGCGAGAGCGCGATGGACGACGTCGAGGAAGCTCTGCAGGCGAAGTACGAAGAGAAGTACGCCGACGACGAGGACAAGCTGAGTCAAGTGAAAGCGTCGGTCAACGCCGCGGTCAAGAAGGTGATCCGCAAGTCGATCATCGAAGACGGCAAGCGACCGGACGGACGAAAGCCCGACGAGCTGCGCGACATCGAAGCGGTCGCCGGCATTCTCCCTCGCGTTCACGGTTCCGGCATGTTCACCCGCGGCCAGACGCAGGTCATGACGGTGCTCACGCTCGGAATGCCGAAAGACGCACAGATGATCGACTCGATCGACGAGAGCGTCTCGGAGAAGAAGTACATGCACTTCTACAACTTCCCGCCCTACTCGGTCGGCGAAGTTAGGATGATGCGCGGGCCAGGCCGCCGCGAAGTCGGACACGGCGCGCTCGCAGAGCGAGCGCTCGAGCCGGTCGTTCCGGTCGGCCAGGAGGACTTCCCGTACACCTGTCTGCTCATGAGCGAAGTGCTGGAGTCCAACGGCTCGTCCTCGATGGCGTCCGTCTGCGGATCGTCGCTTGCTCTCATGGATGCGGGCGTGCCGATCACTGGGGCTGTGGCGGGCATCGCCATGGGGCTCATGTCCGATGGCAAGAAGTTCCAGATACTGACCGACATCCAGGGCGTCGAAGACTTCACCGGCGACATGGACTTCAAGGTCGCTGGCACGCGCGACGGAATCACAGCGCTTCAGCTCGACACGAAGCTGGCTGATCTCCCGCAACAGGTGCTGATCGACGCGCTCGCACAGGCGAAGGACGCACGGTTCAAGATCCTCGACATCATGGAAGAGGAGATTCCAGGACCGCGCAGCGAGCTTTCGCCGACCGCGCCGCGTGTGTACACGCACAAGATCGCGCCCGACAAGATCGGTGCGCTCATCGGTCCGGGCGGAGCGAACATCCGCAAGATCACCGAAGAGAGCGGTTGCCAGATCGACGTCCAACAAGACGGCACGGTGCTAGTCGCATCCGAGGACAGCGAATCTGCGGAAGTTGCGCTGACCATGATCAAGGCCTGCACGGCCAGCATCGAGGTCGGCATGGAGTTCAGCGGCCAGGTCACGCGACTGATGGGTCGCGGCGCGATGGTGGAGATGCCCGGCGGCAGAGACGGAATGGTCCCGACCGACCAGCTCACCGACAAGCCGATTCGTCGGCCCGACGACGCTGTTCAAATGGGCGACAAGATCAACGTGCGCGTCGCTGAGATCGACGACATGGGTCGCGTAAACCTCACGGCGATCGGACTGAACCCCGACCACGAACGGATGAACAATCCGGTCGAGACCAGCGGTCCGCCGGATCGCGGCGGACGAGGCGGACGCGGCGGTGACCGCGGTGGACGAGGCGGCGGACGTGGAGGACGCGACAACGGTCGCGGTGGACGAGGTCGCCCGAGAGACGGCGAAGACGTCAACGCCAGGTTCAGGCCTCGGCGCTAA
- a CDS encoding diguanylate cyclase, whose protein sequence is MGLSNLTSAARDIRKLVRYGCLIGLVVVGLIVAFGHTALQRSMDQHRSAMQLLSSIEQHLRIVDGLVTETALASQSGEPKDLAVANGLFDRLAESHERIAEAAATAGVPAALHQRLAELQVDSDRIEMRCSILLGMIPAQVGTSVTLDRVAGEHRAYRAGVESAISDIEKFAGKSMSRTRLTQAILLLLVVVLLLVEALLIAGPLATRIGDTISKLEESRVQFAKQSRRLQTDNKQLKISHAEVVKEVEDVNEANRMLATASSRFAELFEGMPVACFSVDADGTIYEWNLAATELFNVAAAEIVQKQVYGRFLGSENDVMLGKLVKEAFVGGATNNIEMTVKNAYGADRKLLLSVFPLRARQSEPTGALIACVDISKQKMAEAAAARANRNIGNILESIKDAFVALDRGLRYQFVNAAAVKLLDRPVKEVIGRRFFDVRPELEGTILETRIREVLESQQATTFDYYFAEDDVWFEFRIYHTDAGVSIFSNDVTERKLAEQMIRGQQEQIEAAMEQINEYNQLLEEQQKDLETANVHLHELATTDGLTGLINHRTLQEILRNQIQKSKKKRTGKLAIILLDVDHFKSFNDDYGHQAGDEVLRLIGKILMENVREEDVVARYGGEEFMAILPGASIEIAIERAEVLRAAIEGFGWKNRTVTASFGIAEFKRKMSPTELITHADKALYAAKRAGRNRSMVFEELADSA, encoded by the coding sequence ATGGGTTTATCCAACTTGACGTCCGCTGCGCGAGATATCAGAAAACTCGTAAGGTACGGATGCCTGATCGGCCTCGTTGTCGTTGGGCTTATCGTGGCGTTTGGGCACACGGCGCTGCAGCGGAGCATGGATCAGCATCGATCTGCGATGCAATTGCTGTCGTCGATCGAGCAGCACCTGCGAATCGTCGATGGTCTTGTCACGGAAACAGCGCTGGCCAGCCAGTCCGGGGAGCCGAAGGACTTAGCAGTCGCCAACGGCCTGTTCGACCGCCTCGCCGAGTCACATGAGCGAATTGCTGAAGCGGCGGCGACCGCGGGAGTCCCGGCTGCCCTTCATCAGAGGCTCGCAGAGTTGCAGGTCGATTCAGACCGAATCGAGATGCGCTGCTCGATTCTGCTGGGCATGATCCCGGCGCAAGTCGGAACGAGTGTGACGCTCGATCGCGTAGCAGGCGAGCATCGGGCTTACCGGGCAGGTGTCGAATCGGCGATCTCAGACATCGAGAAGTTTGCCGGCAAGAGCATGAGCAGAACGCGTTTGACCCAAGCAATTCTCCTGTTGCTGGTCGTCGTGCTGCTATTGGTGGAGGCACTGTTGATCGCAGGCCCGCTTGCCACCCGAATTGGCGACACGATCAGCAAGCTAGAGGAGTCGCGCGTGCAGTTTGCGAAACAGTCCAGGAGGTTGCAGACCGACAACAAACAGCTAAAGATCAGCCATGCCGAAGTGGTGAAAGAGGTCGAAGATGTGAACGAGGCAAACCGCATGCTGGCAACGGCCTCGTCGCGATTTGCCGAGCTCTTCGAAGGCATGCCGGTCGCCTGTTTCTCGGTGGATGCAGACGGGACGATCTACGAATGGAATTTGGCGGCGACGGAACTATTCAATGTCGCTGCCGCGGAGATTGTCCAAAAACAGGTCTACGGTCGATTCCTCGGTAGCGAAAACGACGTGATGCTTGGCAAGCTCGTGAAGGAAGCGTTCGTCGGAGGAGCAACCAATAACATTGAGATGACGGTCAAGAACGCGTACGGAGCCGACCGGAAGCTGCTCTTGAGCGTTTTCCCGCTCCGTGCGAGGCAATCGGAGCCAACTGGCGCTCTGATCGCATGTGTCGATATCTCAAAGCAGAAAATGGCCGAGGCGGCAGCGGCCAGGGCGAACCGGAACATTGGAAACATTCTGGAAAGCATCAAGGACGCGTTCGTTGCGCTGGATCGCGGTTTGAGGTACCAGTTCGTCAACGCAGCAGCGGTCAAGCTGCTTGACCGACCAGTGAAAGAGGTGATCGGCAGGCGGTTCTTCGACGTAAGGCCAGAGCTGGAGGGCACGATACTGGAGACGAGAATTCGTGAGGTTCTCGAAAGTCAGCAGGCAACAACATTCGACTACTATTTTGCCGAAGACGACGTCTGGTTTGAGTTTAGGATTTACCACACGGACGCCGGCGTGAGCATCTTCTCCAACGACGTGACCGAGCGCAAGCTGGCCGAGCAGATGATCCGCGGTCAGCAGGAGCAGATCGAAGCGGCGATGGAGCAGATCAACGAATACAACCAGCTGTTAGAGGAACAGCAGAAGGACTTGGAGACCGCGAACGTCCACCTGCATGAGCTGGCGACGACCGACGGACTGACGGGGCTCATCAATCACAGAACCCTGCAGGAAATCCTACGAAATCAGATACAGAAGTCAAAGAAGAAGAGAACGGGCAAATTAGCGATCATCCTGCTGGACGTCGATCACTTCAAGAGCTTCAACGACGACTACGGGCATCAGGCGGGGGATGAAGTGCTGCGCTTGATCGGCAAAATTCTCATGGAGAACGTGAGGGAAGAGGACGTCGTCGCTCGGTACGGAGGGGAAGAGTTCATGGCGATCCTGCCCGGCGCCTCGATCGAGATAGCCATCGAGCGGGCAGAAGTCTTGCGCGCTGCGATCGAGGGATTCGGCTGGAAGAACAGGACCGTCACGGCGAGCTTCGGCATCGCAGAGTTTAAGCGGAAGATGTCGCCAACGGAGCTGATTACACATGCTGACAAGGCGCTGTACGCGGCCAAGCGCGCGGGCCGCAACCGAAGCATGGTTTTCGAAGAGTTGGCCGACAGTGCGTAG
- a CDS encoding transposase, which produces MQRKKLRRYEGVYNSRFLTFSCYERRNLLGSPEVRDEFVARLEYVHSKMAVDLYYWVVMLNHVHLIVRPASEDATIAQYLHLLKRTFAYRQMKFLRACGIEIPRFWQAGGGYDRNLYSDEEFSEKTDYIHENPVRAELVLRAEDWRWSSVGWPEKFWTQL; this is translated from the coding sequence ATGCAAAGGAAGAAGCTAAGAAGATACGAAGGAGTCTACAATTCTAGGTTCTTGACGTTCTCGTGTTACGAGAGACGAAACCTTCTGGGCTCCCCAGAGGTGAGAGACGAGTTCGTCGCCAGGCTTGAGTACGTCCACTCGAAGATGGCGGTCGACCTGTACTACTGGGTCGTGATGCTGAACCACGTTCACCTGATCGTTCGGCCGGCGAGCGAGGACGCGACGATCGCGCAGTACCTCCATCTGCTCAAACGGACGTTCGCGTACCGCCAAATGAAGTTCTTGCGCGCCTGCGGAATCGAGATTCCTCGGTTTTGGCAGGCAGGTGGAGGATACGACCGAAACCTTTATTCGGACGAAGAGTTCAGTGAGAAAACCGACTATATCCACGAGAACCCCGTCCGAGCGGAGCTTGTTCTGAGAGCAGAAGATTGGCGGTGGTCCAGTGTTGGGTGGCCGGAGAAGTTCTGGACTCAGTTGTAG